A genomic stretch from Bordetella sp. N includes:
- the glnP gene encoding glutamine ABC transporter permease GlnP produces the protein MNFDSSVIWAAWPNLLDGTLMTIKITFWGLLGGFIFGALAGVARAYGGLVLSAIAQVYVAIIRGTPIVVQVMFIYFALPLLIDGLRVDAEWAAIFTLMINSGAYIAEIVRGALLSVSKGLKEAGQAMGLPFHKILTHIIGPVAVRRMIPPLGNQCIISLKDSSLFIVIGVAELTRQGQEIMASNFRAVEIWSAVAVIYLILTGAIALALRIAEKRMRIL, from the coding sequence GTGAATTTCGATAGCTCCGTCATTTGGGCGGCCTGGCCCAATCTGCTTGACGGGACGCTGATGACCATCAAGATCACTTTCTGGGGTCTGCTCGGTGGTTTTATCTTCGGCGCGTTGGCGGGGGTTGCGCGCGCCTACGGCGGCCTGGTCCTGTCCGCGATCGCCCAGGTCTACGTGGCGATCATCCGCGGCACGCCTATCGTCGTGCAAGTGATGTTCATCTATTTCGCCTTGCCGCTGCTGATCGACGGCTTGCGCGTCGATGCCGAATGGGCGGCCATCTTCACGCTGATGATCAACTCCGGCGCGTACATCGCGGAAATCGTGCGGGGCGCGCTGTTGTCGGTCAGCAAGGGCCTGAAGGAAGCGGGCCAGGCCATGGGCCTGCCGTTCCACAAGATCCTGACGCACATCATCGGCCCGGTGGCCGTGCGCCGCATGATTCCGCCGCTGGGTAATCAATGCATCATCAGTCTCAAGGACTCGTCCTTGTTCATCGTGATCGGCGTGGCCGAACTGACGCGGCAGGGCCAGGAAATCATGGCCAGCAATTTTCGCGCGGTTGAAATCTGGTCCGCCGTGGCCGTCATTTACCTGATCCTGACGGGCGCCATCGCGCTGGCCCTGCGGATCGCCGAGAAAAGGATGCGCATACTATGA
- the gmk gene encoding guanylate kinase, whose product MSTTYGNVFMVVAPSGAGKSSLVSALLKQDPSISLSISCTTRAPRPGEVDGREYRFVSQEEFLRLRDQDALLEWAEVHGNFYGTPRDRIDEATRLGRDVLLEIDWQGARQVRQRFPAAIGIFILPPSIEELEARLKARGQDEPQVIARRLLGAGGEIAHAPECEYVIINQEFSVALLQLVQIVSAARLRFSSQAVRHAQLFSQLGISAPH is encoded by the coding sequence ATGTCCACTACCTACGGCAACGTCTTCATGGTTGTCGCGCCCAGCGGCGCCGGCAAATCCAGCCTGGTCAGCGCCCTGCTCAAGCAGGACCCCAGCATCAGCCTGTCCATCTCTTGCACCACCCGCGCGCCACGCCCCGGCGAGGTCGACGGACGGGAATACCGCTTCGTTTCGCAAGAGGAATTCCTGCGCCTGCGCGACCAGGACGCGCTGCTGGAATGGGCCGAAGTCCACGGCAATTTCTACGGCACGCCGCGCGACCGCATCGACGAAGCCACCCGGCTGGGCCGCGACGTCCTGCTTGAAATCGACTGGCAGGGCGCACGCCAGGTTCGCCAGCGTTTCCCCGCGGCCATCGGCATCTTCATCCTGCCGCCGTCCATCGAAGAGCTGGAGGCGCGCCTGAAAGCCCGTGGCCAGGATGAGCCCCAAGTCATCGCACGCCGACTGCTGGGCGCCGGAGGGGAAATCGCCCACGCGCCCGAGTGCGAATATGTTATTATTAATCAAGAATTTAGCGTGGCCCTGCTGCAGCTTGTACAAATCGTCAGCGCGGCCCGCTTGCGTTTTTCCTCGCAGGCCGTCCGCCATGCCCAGTTGTTCTCGCAGTTGGGTATTTCGGCGCCACACTAA
- the glnQ gene encoding glutamine ABC transporter ATP-binding protein GlnQ codes for MSMVEFQNVSKKFGDSTVLRGISLNIDNGEVVVVVGPSGSGKSTFLRCINVLESIEDGDLLVDGLSVKGTPAEVREIRREAGMVFQQFNLFPQLTALENVMFGPVHTRGMSRDDARAEAEALLAKVGLSERMGHYPSELSGGQQQRVAIARALAIKPKLMLFDEPTSALDPELRHEVLKVMRDLAEEGMTMVVVTHEMEFARKVGSRLIFIDGGQVAHDGKPEELLSNPPSQRLRDFLQHVS; via the coding sequence ATGAGCATGGTCGAATTCCAGAACGTCAGCAAAAAATTCGGCGACTCGACCGTCCTGCGCGGCATCAGCCTGAACATCGACAATGGCGAGGTCGTGGTGGTGGTGGGGCCGTCCGGCTCCGGCAAGTCGACCTTCCTGCGCTGTATCAACGTGCTGGAAAGCATCGAGGACGGCGATCTGCTGGTGGATGGCCTGAGCGTCAAGGGCACGCCGGCGGAGGTCCGCGAAATCCGCCGCGAGGCGGGCATGGTGTTCCAGCAGTTCAATCTCTTTCCCCAGCTGACGGCGCTGGAGAATGTCATGTTCGGGCCCGTCCATACGCGCGGCATGTCACGCGATGACGCGCGTGCCGAAGCGGAGGCCCTGCTGGCCAAGGTGGGGCTGAGCGAGCGTATGGGGCACTACCCGTCCGAGCTGTCCGGCGGCCAGCAGCAACGCGTTGCCATCGCGCGCGCCTTGGCCATCAAGCCCAAGCTGATGTTGTTCGACGAACCGACGTCGGCCCTGGATCCCGAGTTGCGCCACGAAGTGCTCAAGGTGATGCGCGACCTGGCGGAGGAGGGGATGACCATGGTGGTCGTCACCCACGAGATGGAATTCGCCCGCAAGGTCGGCAGCCGGCTGATCTTCATCGACGGCGGCCAGGTGGCCCATGACGGCAAGCCGGAAGAGCTCTTGTCCAATCCGCCCAGCCAGCGCTTGCGCGACTTCTTGCAGCACGTCAGTTAA
- a CDS encoding C40 family peptidase — protein MTPPTRISFFPRSLFTAACLSLAALASIPAAANAMIVADALGDINGLSANNIPTVPTLRERVVEAGLDAIGTPYSWGGDGSDGGFDCSGLVAYVFKEVAGMALPHHAASQQSEGKPISVAQLQPGDLVFFGSTTTSRKGKGKKAKKVISYRTSHVGIYIGDNQFVHAPTSGSSVRIDDLDTSYWAKHFNGARRYLSPGQNQQVQVANR, from the coding sequence ATGACGCCGCCGACGAGAATCTCGTTTTTCCCCCGTTCCCTATTCACCGCTGCCTGCCTGTCCCTCGCCGCCCTGGCTTCGATCCCGGCTGCCGCGAATGCGATGATCGTTGCCGACGCGCTCGGTGACATCAATGGCCTTTCCGCCAATAACATCCCCACGGTTCCCACGCTGCGCGAGCGCGTCGTCGAAGCCGGCCTGGATGCCATCGGTACGCCCTATTCCTGGGGTGGCGATGGTTCGGATGGCGGTTTCGACTGCAGCGGTCTGGTTGCTTACGTCTTCAAGGAAGTCGCCGGCATGGCGCTGCCGCATCATGCTGCCTCGCAGCAGAGCGAAGGCAAGCCCATCAGCGTTGCGCAATTGCAGCCTGGCGACCTGGTTTTCTTCGGCAGCACCACCACTTCCCGCAAGGGCAAGGGTAAGAAGGCCAAGAAAGTGATCAGCTACCGTACGTCGCACGTCGGTATCTATATTGGCGACAACCAGTTCGTGCACGCGCCGACGAGCGGATCCAGCGTGCGTATCGACGACCTGGATACCAGCTACTGGGCCAAGCACTTCAACGGCGCCCGCCGGTACCTGAGCCCTGGCCAGAACCAGCAGGTTCAAGTCGCGAATCGTTGA
- a CDS encoding SDR family oxidoreductase: MQANDERGNGKVAVVTGAGSGIGRAVALRLLEDGYQVVLAGRRADALEATRGAAGAAAGRAVAVPTDVCVEASVRELFELVQSRFGRLDVLFNNAGRGAPAVPIEDLPVDVWRNVVDTNLTGMFLCAQGAIRIMKAQQPQGGRIINNGSISAHAPRPYSIAYTSTKHAVTGLTKSISLDTRQYNIACGQIDIGNAATEMTDRMVAGVLQPDHSVRAEPRMDVQHVANAVASMVALPLDTNVQFMTIMATNMPFLGRG; encoded by the coding sequence ATGCAAGCGAATGACGAGCGTGGCAACGGCAAGGTGGCGGTGGTAACGGGCGCGGGCAGCGGCATAGGCCGGGCGGTGGCGCTGCGGCTGCTGGAGGACGGCTACCAGGTTGTGCTGGCGGGACGGCGCGCGGACGCGCTGGAAGCGACTCGTGGCGCGGCGGGCGCGGCCGCCGGGCGGGCCGTCGCGGTGCCGACCGATGTTTGCGTGGAAGCTTCCGTGCGGGAATTGTTCGAGCTGGTGCAGTCGCGTTTCGGCCGTCTGGACGTGCTGTTCAATAATGCCGGGCGGGGTGCGCCGGCGGTGCCGATCGAGGACCTGCCGGTCGATGTGTGGCGCAATGTGGTCGATACGAACCTGACCGGGATGTTCCTGTGCGCGCAGGGGGCCATCCGCATCATGAAAGCGCAGCAGCCGCAGGGTGGCCGGATCATCAACAACGGTTCGATTTCCGCGCACGCCCCGCGGCCTTATTCGATTGCGTACACGTCGACCAAGCATGCGGTGACGGGGCTGACCAAGTCGATTTCGCTGGACACCCGCCAGTACAACATCGCTTGCGGTCAGATCGACATCGGCAATGCGGCCACGGAGATGACCGACCGCATGGTGGCAGGCGTCTTGCAGCCGGACCACAGCGTGCGCGCCGAGCCGCGGATGGATGTGCAGCACGTGGCCAACGCTGTCGCGTCCATGGTGGCCCTGCCGCTGGATACGAACGTGCAGTTCATGACCATCATGGCGACGAATATGCCGTTTTTGGGGCGTGGCTAA
- a CDS encoding bifunctional (p)ppGpp synthetase/guanosine-3',5'-bis(diphosphate) 3'-pyrophosphohydrolase translates to MAFPGLKYASTGLLAALRAGSRLGRRPGKKNRNSPPSPAEAAAQEAADAPGSPVASLAPLTEIISGYLDKKDVERVREAYRFADQAHLGQFRASGSPYISHPIAVTEICAGWKLDANALSAALLHDVIEDQGVTKTELAERFNPEVAELVDGLSKLDRLDFATKAEQQAESFRKMLLAMARDVRVILIKLADRVHNMRTLDAVTPEKRRRIARETLDIYAPIAHRLGLNLLFRELQDLCFGAMYPNRYQVLYKAVLSARGNRREVVTKIADSVRAALPAAGIEAEVNGREKTLYGVYRKMVDQKKTFSEVLDIYGFRVIVHTLPECYLALGTLHQLYRPVPGKFKDYIAIPKVNGYQSLHTTLVGPYGTPVEFQFRTRDMHHVAEEGVASHWLYKSTDVSLNDLQKRTHQWLQSLLDIQSQNSDSGEFLEHVKVDLFPDAVYVFTPHGKIISLPRGATPVDFAYAIHTDIGNQAVAAKVNNEFVPLRTELASGDTVEIVTSPASRPNAQWLNYVRTGRARSEIRHYLRTVKYAESVVFGERLLSQALQELHLQLPATDDPSWEKLARSTGAASRDEILADIGLGKRLAAVVARRFAPEHDLIATTAGVVDEITAARAAPILIQGNEGQAVQLAPCCGPLPGDAIIAGMRLGHGLVVHIADCPVALRQRTREPERWINVAWDAQTAKHLSTRLDIVTRNERGVLGRLAAEITATDANIIHVTMHDDAVATVSLHLTVQVDSRKHLAQVIRAIRHVPQVQKIVRVKG, encoded by the coding sequence ATGGCATTTCCCGGACTGAAGTACGCTTCTACCGGCCTGCTCGCCGCGCTTCGCGCGGGTTCCCGCCTGGGTCGCAGGCCCGGTAAAAAGAATCGCAATTCGCCGCCCTCGCCCGCCGAGGCGGCCGCCCAGGAAGCCGCCGACGCACCGGGTTCACCCGTCGCGTCCCTGGCGCCGCTGACCGAAATCATCAGCGGCTACCTGGACAAGAAAGACGTCGAGCGCGTGCGTGAAGCCTACCGCTTCGCCGACCAGGCCCATCTTGGGCAATTCCGCGCCAGCGGCTCCCCTTATATCTCCCACCCGATCGCCGTCACGGAAATCTGTGCGGGATGGAAGCTGGACGCCAATGCGTTGTCGGCCGCGCTGCTCCACGACGTCATCGAAGACCAAGGTGTCACCAAGACCGAGCTGGCGGAGCGCTTCAACCCTGAAGTGGCCGAACTGGTCGATGGCCTGTCCAAGCTGGACCGGCTGGATTTCGCCACCAAAGCCGAACAACAGGCCGAAAGCTTCCGCAAGATGCTGCTGGCGATGGCGCGCGATGTTCGCGTCATCCTGATCAAGCTGGCCGACCGCGTCCACAACATGCGCACGCTGGATGCGGTCACGCCCGAAAAGCGCCGCCGCATCGCGCGTGAAACGCTGGACATCTACGCGCCCATCGCCCATCGCCTGGGCCTGAACCTGCTGTTCCGCGAGTTGCAGGACCTGTGCTTCGGCGCCATGTACCCGAACCGGTATCAGGTCCTGTACAAGGCCGTTCTGTCCGCGCGCGGCAACCGCCGCGAAGTGGTCACCAAGATCGCGGACTCAGTGCGCGCCGCGCTGCCGGCGGCAGGCATCGAAGCCGAGGTCAACGGCCGCGAGAAGACGCTGTACGGCGTCTATCGCAAGATGGTCGACCAGAAGAAGACGTTTTCGGAAGTGCTGGACATCTACGGCTTCCGCGTCATCGTCCATACGCTGCCCGAGTGCTACCTGGCGCTCGGCACCTTGCACCAGCTGTATCGGCCTGTGCCCGGCAAGTTCAAGGACTACATCGCCATTCCCAAGGTGAACGGCTATCAGTCCCTGCACACCACCCTGGTGGGCCCCTACGGCACGCCGGTGGAATTCCAGTTCCGCACCCGCGACATGCACCATGTCGCCGAAGAAGGCGTGGCTTCGCACTGGCTGTACAAGAGCACGGACGTCTCGCTCAACGACCTGCAGAAGCGCACGCACCAATGGCTGCAGTCTCTGCTGGACATCCAGAGCCAGAACAGCGACTCGGGTGAATTCCTCGAACACGTCAAGGTCGATCTGTTCCCCGACGCGGTCTATGTCTTCACGCCGCACGGCAAGATCATCTCCCTGCCGCGCGGCGCGACGCCGGTGGACTTCGCCTACGCGATCCACACCGACATCGGCAACCAGGCCGTGGCGGCCAAGGTCAACAATGAATTCGTGCCTTTGCGCACGGAGCTGGCCAGCGGCGACACGGTGGAAATCGTCACGTCGCCCGCCTCGCGGCCCAACGCGCAATGGCTCAATTACGTGCGCACCGGCCGCGCGCGCTCGGAAATCCGCCATTACCTGCGCACGGTCAAGTACGCCGAGTCGGTGGTCTTCGGCGAACGCCTGCTGAGCCAGGCCTTGCAGGAACTGCATCTGCAGCTGCCCGCCACCGACGATCCCAGCTGGGAAAAGCTGGCGCGCAGCACCGGCGCCGCATCGCGCGACGAGATTCTGGCGGATATCGGCCTGGGCAAGCGTCTGGCGGCCGTGGTCGCGCGCCGCTTCGCGCCCGAGCATGACCTGATCGCCACCACGGCTGGCGTGGTCGATGAGATTACCGCGGCCCGCGCGGCGCCCATCCTGATTCAAGGCAACGAAGGCCAGGCCGTGCAGTTGGCGCCTTGCTGCGGGCCTTTGCCCGGCGACGCCATCATCGCCGGCATGCGCCTGGGCCATGGCCTGGTGGTTCACATCGCGGATTGCCCGGTGGCCTTGCGGCAGCGGACACGCGAACCGGAGCGCTGGATCAACGTGGCCTGGGATGCCCAGACCGCCAAGCATTTGTCGACCCGCCTGGACATCGTCACGCGCAATGAACGTGGGGTACTGGGACGCCTGGCCGCCGAGATCACGGCGACGGACGCCAACATCATCCACGTGACGATGCATGACGACGCGGTGGCGACCGTGTCCTTGCACCTGACGGTGCAGGTGGACAGCCGCAAGCATCTGGCGCAAGTGATACGGGCCATCCGCCATGTGCCGCAAGTGCAGAAGATCGTGCGGGTGAAGGGCTAG
- a CDS encoding DUF2946 family protein translates to MTHRIHRPRLIARCHAALLAWAVLMLVLTPVGATLHAMTHLGQAPLRVLAESQGVPASAIDDRDTSDHGADAHCHTCDEWEVLDHVLTPTPLLVLPPPTLQPRVAPSPRPALRARAPWILPRAPPAQA, encoded by the coding sequence ATGACACACCGTATCCACCGCCCCCGCTTGATAGCGCGCTGCCATGCAGCGCTGCTGGCGTGGGCCGTGCTGATGCTGGTGCTGACACCCGTCGGCGCGACCCTGCACGCCATGACCCACCTGGGCCAGGCGCCGCTGCGGGTATTGGCCGAGTCCCAGGGCGTGCCGGCCAGCGCCATCGACGACCGCGACACCAGCGATCATGGCGCCGATGCCCATTGCCATACCTGCGATGAGTGGGAGGTACTCGATCATGTCCTGACGCCAACACCCCTGCTGGTGTTGCCGCCGCCCACCCTTCAGCCGCGCGTGGCCCCCAGCCCGCGTCCGGCACTACGCGCCCGCGCACCGTGGATCCTGCCGCGCGCGCCACCCGCGCAAGCCTGA
- the rpoZ gene encoding DNA-directed RNA polymerase subunit omega gives MARITVEDCLNHIPNRFTLTLAATYRARELAQGHAPRLDSKDKPTVTALREIASGLTGTEMLRKVPT, from the coding sequence ATGGCTCGTATTACCGTTGAAGATTGTCTGAACCATATCCCCAACCGTTTCACGTTGACCCTGGCCGCCACGTACCGTGCGCGCGAATTGGCCCAGGGCCATGCGCCGCGTTTGGACAGCAAGGACAAGCCCACCGTGACCGCCTTGCGCGAGATCGCTTCTGGCCTGACCGGCACCGAAATGCTGCGTAAAGTCCCGACCTGA
- the glnH gene encoding glutamine ABC transporter substrate-binding protein GlnH, with the protein MLKRKIAATLAVLSVTLFAAATPAVAQSGKQLVVATDTAFVPFEFKQGNTYTGFDIDLWAAIAKELKLDYRLQPMDFNGIIPGLQTKNIDAALAGITIRDDRKQVIDFSDPYYESGLSILVSDKNDNIKTAKDLAGKNVAVKTGTSTVDFLKAQVPDAKLKLFPNIDNAYLELATGRVDAAVHDTPNVQYFANTAGKGRVKVAGNVKSGEFYGIAFPKGSDLVPQVNKALATLKANGQYDAIYVKWFGKKP; encoded by the coding sequence ATGCTAAAACGCAAAATCGCGGCGACTCTGGCCGTGCTTTCCGTCACCTTGTTTGCCGCGGCCACGCCGGCCGTCGCCCAATCAGGCAAGCAACTCGTGGTCGCGACCGACACAGCCTTCGTGCCGTTCGAGTTCAAGCAGGGCAATACCTACACCGGCTTCGATATCGACCTGTGGGCCGCCATTGCCAAGGAACTGAAGCTCGATTACCGGCTGCAGCCCATGGATTTCAACGGCATCATCCCCGGTCTGCAAACCAAGAATATCGACGCGGCGCTGGCCGGCATCACCATCCGCGACGACCGCAAGCAAGTCATCGATTTTTCCGACCCGTACTACGAAAGCGGCCTGTCCATTCTGGTCAGCGACAAGAACGACAACATCAAGACCGCCAAGGACCTGGCCGGCAAGAACGTGGCGGTGAAGACGGGTACGTCGACCGTGGACTTCCTGAAGGCGCAGGTGCCGGACGCCAAGCTCAAGCTTTTCCCCAATATCGACAACGCGTATCTGGAGCTGGCCACCGGCCGCGTCGACGCGGCCGTACACGATACCCCCAACGTCCAGTACTTCGCCAACACCGCCGGCAAGGGCCGGGTGAAGGTGGCGGGCAATGTGAAGAGTGGTGAATTCTATGGCATCGCCTTCCCCAAGGGCAGCGATCTGGTGCCGCAGGTCAACAAGGCCCTGGCCACGCTCAAGGCCAATGGCCAATACGACGCCATCTACGTCAAGTGGTTCGGCAAGAAGCCCTGA
- a CDS encoding YafY family protein: protein MSRAERLLALMQSLRRHRHPVSGRVLAGELNVSLRTLYRDIASLQAQGAHIEGEPGLGYVLQPGFLLPPLMFSAGELEALMLGARWVMKRTDKELARDAQNALAKIAAVLPTDLRQSLHDSTLLIGPADMEPGGEEHLPLLRQAIRKERKVGIRYRDQDGRESERLIWPFVLGYFERVRMLGAWCERREALRHFRVDRIVALVASEERYPARRLALLKQWREEKGIPADKS, encoded by the coding sequence ATGTCCCGCGCCGAACGCCTGTTAGCGCTCATGCAAAGCCTGCGCCGCCACCGCCATCCGGTCAGCGGACGCGTGCTGGCTGGCGAATTGAATGTCAGCCTGCGCACCCTTTACCGGGACATCGCCAGCCTGCAGGCGCAAGGCGCCCATATCGAAGGCGAGCCAGGCTTGGGCTATGTCCTGCAGCCCGGCTTCCTGCTGCCGCCCTTGATGTTTTCCGCCGGCGAGCTGGAGGCATTGATGCTCGGCGCGCGCTGGGTGATGAAACGCACGGACAAGGAGCTGGCCCGCGATGCGCAAAACGCCTTGGCCAAGATCGCGGCGGTGCTGCCGACGGATTTGCGCCAGTCCCTGCATGACAGCACCTTGCTTATCGGACCGGCCGATATGGAGCCTGGCGGCGAGGAGCACCTGCCCTTGCTGCGCCAGGCCATCCGCAAGGAACGCAAGGTCGGCATCCGGTATCGCGATCAGGACGGACGGGAGAGTGAACGCCTGATCTGGCCGTTCGTCCTGGGGTATTTCGAGCGGGTGCGGATGCTGGGCGCATGGTGTGAACGCCGCGAGGCCCTGCGTCATTTCCGGGTGGATCGCATCGTCGCGCTGGTGGCCAGCGAGGAACGTTATCCGGCTCGGCGGCTGGCGCTGCTGAAGCAATGGCGCGAAGAGAAAGGGATTCCGGCGGACAAGAGCTGA
- a CDS encoding TonB-dependent receptor yields the protein MSFVSSPARAVAARPATRSSSRRRAPGAIKPLAFASFKLAPLTVALLCAAPAFAQQAPATATTPTTNLAPVIITGNPLGNDTLTSPTSIVEGKALDLRRAATLGETLNGLPGVSTTTYGPMVGRPIIRGLDGDRIRIMNNGLGSVDASSLSFDHAVPIDPISADRIEVIRGPAALMYGGNAVGGVVNVLDDRIPSEPINGIHGTAQGDWGGANDDRTGAVQVEGGDGKFAIRADAYTRSTHELRIPGYAQSGNVRGQDDDGDNGPRGRLPNSDGRVHGGGVGMAWTGDSGYAGISYSGYDSDYGSVAEDSVRLKMRQQRFGATGEVRDLDGFFTSLKANFAYTDYQHKEVDDGETGTIFKNHGYEARIEGRHRDFGPISGSMGIQISQTQFSALGSEALVPSTDTNNFALFDLEQWKVNDRLTLSAGGRVEYTRLAPSGGGNERFLDASKRDFTAGSFALGAIYKLNSRWSLAANAAYTERAPTFYELYANGPHEATGQYLIGNQNLNKERSFSGDLGLRFKEGPNKANFSVFYTHFRNYITEANTGLFADDDGEIVPSNTDDALSQAVYRAVPADFYGFEASSTTRIWDSGAHKLDLNLSGDYTHARNSDTGEPLPRIPPLRLGMGFDYAYGPWGAGISFTKAFAQHRRPDNDTSTTGYYRLDANASYAFKVGQTQWLAYVRGLNLTNQEIRYATSVLRDVAPEGGRAVMVGLRASF from the coding sequence ATGTCTTTCGTGTCCTCCCCTGCGCGCGCCGTCGCCGCTCGCCCCGCCACCCGCTCGTCGTCGCGCCGCCGCGCCCCCGGCGCCATCAAACCGCTGGCGTTCGCCTCCTTCAAGCTCGCGCCCCTGACGGTCGCCCTCCTCTGCGCCGCGCCCGCCTTCGCCCAGCAAGCGCCAGCCACTGCCACGACTCCCACCACCAACCTGGCCCCGGTCATCATCACCGGCAATCCGCTGGGCAATGACACCCTGACCTCGCCGACCTCCATCGTCGAAGGCAAGGCCCTGGACCTGCGTCGCGCCGCCACCTTGGGCGAGACCCTCAATGGTCTGCCCGGCGTATCCACCACGACGTACGGCCCCATGGTCGGCCGCCCCATCATCCGCGGCCTGGACGGCGACCGCATCCGCATCATGAACAACGGCCTGGGTTCGGTGGACGCGTCCTCGCTGTCCTTCGACCACGCGGTGCCGATCGATCCCATCAGCGCCGACCGCATCGAAGTCATCCGCGGCCCCGCCGCCCTGATGTATGGCGGCAACGCCGTCGGCGGCGTCGTCAACGTCCTTGACGACCGCATTCCCAGCGAGCCCATCAACGGCATCCACGGCACCGCCCAGGGCGACTGGGGCGGCGCCAATGACGACCGCACCGGCGCCGTGCAAGTGGAAGGCGGCGACGGCAAATTCGCGATCCGCGCCGACGCCTACACCCGCAGCACGCACGAACTGCGCATCCCCGGCTACGCACAGTCGGGCAACGTCCGCGGCCAGGACGACGACGGCGACAACGGCCCGCGCGGGCGCCTGCCGAACAGCGACGGCCGCGTGCATGGCGGCGGCGTCGGTATGGCCTGGACCGGGGACAGCGGTTACGCCGGTATCTCCTACAGCGGCTATGACTCCGATTACGGTTCGGTGGCGGAAGACTCCGTGCGCCTGAAAATGCGCCAGCAACGCTTCGGCGCCACCGGCGAAGTGCGCGACCTCGACGGTTTCTTCACCAGCCTGAAAGCCAACTTCGCGTACACCGACTACCAGCACAAGGAAGTCGACGACGGCGAAACCGGCACCATCTTCAAGAATCACGGGTACGAAGCCCGCATCGAAGGACGCCATCGCGACTTCGGTCCGATCAGCGGATCGATGGGCATCCAGATCAGCCAGACGCAGTTTTCGGCGCTGGGCTCGGAAGCCCTGGTGCCGTCCACCGACACCAACAACTTCGCGCTGTTCGACCTGGAGCAATGGAAGGTCAACGACCGCCTGACCCTGAGCGCGGGCGGGCGCGTGGAATACACCCGCCTGGCCCCGTCGGGCGGCGGCAACGAGCGCTTCCTGGATGCGTCCAAGCGCGACTTCACGGCCGGCAGCTTCGCCCTGGGTGCGATCTACAAGCTCAACAGCCGCTGGTCGCTGGCCGCCAACGCCGCCTACACGGAACGCGCGCCGACCTTCTACGAGCTGTACGCCAACGGACCGCACGAAGCCACCGGCCAGTATCTGATCGGCAACCAGAATCTGAACAAGGAGCGTTCCTTCTCCGGCGATCTGGGCCTGCGTTTCAAGGAAGGTCCGAACAAGGCCAACTTCAGCGTGTTCTACACCCACTTCCGCAACTACATCACGGAAGCCAACACGGGGCTGTTCGCCGACGACGACGGCGAGATCGTGCCGTCGAATACCGACGACGCCCTGTCACAAGCGGTCTATCGTGCCGTGCCCGCCGACTTCTATGGCTTCGAAGCCAGTTCCACGACGCGCATCTGGGACAGCGGCGCCCACAAGCTGGACCTGAACCTGTCGGGCGACTACACCCATGCCCGCAACAGCGACACGGGCGAGCCGCTGCCGCGCATTCCGCCCCTGCGCCTGGGCATGGGCTTCGATTACGCCTACGGTCCGTGGGGCGCCGGCATTTCGTTCACCAAGGCCTTCGCGCAACACCGCCGGCCCGACAACGACACCTCGACGACGGGCTACTACCGCCTGGACGCCAACGCCAGCTACGCCTTCAAGGTGGGCCAGACGCAATGGCTGGCGTATGTCCGCGGCCTCAACCTGACCAACCAGGAGATTCGCTACGCGACCTCGGTCTTGCGTGACGTGGCGCCGGAAGGTGGACGGGCCGTCATGGTGGGCCTGCGCGCCAGCTTCTAA